A region from the Sulfurivermis fontis genome encodes:
- the lplT gene encoding lysophospholipid transporter LplT, whose protein sequence is MNRSIHTLLFAQFLTAFADNAILFTAFAMITQSGGYGEWYKPALQASFLIAFVVLAPWVGRFADRHAKGRVLTWGNGLKAAGALLLLVGIDPLLAYAVVGIGAAVYGPAKYGILPDLVGHENLVKANGWVEGSTIVAIVLGAVIGAGVADRSIGGALALIIASYVVSLLATLFIPQTATKPRDERPAVRHFFAMMGGFFTTSRARFSMLGAAIFWAAAVVLRVMLVTWAPAVLLTHNTSDIANLTVFIAIGIALGAVVVPWLVPIERLRRARLAAYLMGCCILLLGITSDPLWAKVVLLLIGVTGGIFVVPINAALQDIGHRTIGAGGAVAIQNFFENLAMLAGTGLYTLALTQHIDPVAAVLSLGVLVVLATTIVAWHLPKEPEPLPPALTEQA, encoded by the coding sequence ATGAACCGCTCCATCCATACCCTGCTGTTTGCGCAGTTCCTCACCGCCTTTGCCGACAACGCCATCCTGTTCACCGCCTTTGCGATGATCACGCAGAGCGGCGGTTACGGCGAATGGTACAAGCCGGCCTTGCAGGCTTCCTTCCTCATCGCCTTCGTGGTGCTGGCACCGTGGGTGGGCCGCTTCGCCGACCGGCACGCCAAGGGCCGCGTACTCACCTGGGGCAATGGCCTCAAGGCGGCGGGCGCGTTGCTGCTGCTCGTCGGGATCGACCCGCTGCTGGCCTACGCTGTGGTCGGCATCGGCGCCGCCGTGTACGGTCCGGCCAAGTACGGCATCCTGCCCGACCTCGTTGGTCATGAGAATCTGGTCAAGGCCAACGGCTGGGTGGAAGGCTCCACCATCGTCGCCATCGTGCTCGGCGCGGTGATCGGCGCCGGCGTGGCGGATCGCAGCATCGGCGGGGCGCTGGCGCTGATCATCGCTTCCTACGTGGTATCGCTGCTCGCCACCCTGTTCATTCCGCAGACCGCCACCAAGCCGCGCGACGAACGTCCCGCCGTGCGCCACTTCTTCGCCATGATGGGCGGCTTCTTCACCACCTCGCGCGCGCGCTTCTCCATGCTCGGCGCGGCGATCTTCTGGGCCGCCGCGGTGGTGCTGCGCGTGATGTTGGTGACCTGGGCACCGGCGGTGCTGCTGACGCACAACACCTCCGACATCGCCAACCTCACGGTATTCATCGCCATCGGCATCGCGCTCGGTGCCGTGGTGGTACCCTGGCTGGTGCCCATCGAACGGCTGCGCCGCGCGCGCCTCGCCGCCTATCTGATGGGCTGCTGCATCCTGCTCCTCGGCATCACCTCCGATCCGCTGTGGGCCAAGGTCGTGCTGCTGCTCATCGGCGTGACCGGCGGCATCTTCGTGGTGCCGATCAATGCCGCGCTGCAGGACATCGGCCACCGCACCATCGGCGCCGGCGGTGCCGTGGCGATCCAGAACTTCTTCGAGAATCTGGCCATGCTGGCCGGCACCGGCCTCTACACCCTGGCGCTGACGCAGCACATCGACCCGGTCGCCGCCGTGCTCAGCCTCGGCGTGCTGGTGGTGCTCGCCACCACCATCGTCGCCTGGCACCTGCCGAAGGAACCGGAACCGCTGCCGCCGGCGCTGACCGAACAAGCGTAG
- a CDS encoding efflux RND transporter periplasmic adaptor subunit, with product MKSLLSLFVLAGMLPLSLHAADLPAEDVVMTPAQQQTLGITTLEPEAVSTVAGQELPALVTVAPDQVHLITAPQAGLLEYMPSAVGDEVVEGQVIARLKSPELVSLQRDFLQTLSQQRLAQTAMTRDEMLFKEGVIARRRYLETQSAFEEMSAALEERRQALLLAGMAARDIAALQQNRRLTTTLQVRAPMTGVVIERLAEPGQRLTMSDPIYRLANLDPLWLEIRVPLEQLPSLAAGAEVKVAGLGAAGRLLSVGRDVDAASQTVRVRAELTSGSGALRPGQYVQASIAGVAGTDRYQLPAAAVVRSGQHSIVFVQTATGFSPRIVEVLGTQDGKTVFVAKFAPHERVAVTGLAAVKGAAMGLGGGE from the coding sequence ATGAAGTCCCTGTTGTCTCTCTTCGTCCTGGCCGGAATGCTGCCTCTGTCGCTTCATGCCGCCGACCTGCCCGCCGAGGATGTGGTCATGACACCGGCCCAGCAGCAGACGCTGGGGATTACCACGCTGGAGCCTGAGGCGGTGAGCACGGTGGCCGGCCAGGAACTGCCGGCGCTGGTGACGGTGGCGCCGGATCAGGTGCATCTGATCACGGCACCGCAGGCCGGCCTGCTGGAATACATGCCCAGCGCGGTGGGTGACGAGGTGGTAGAAGGCCAGGTCATCGCCCGCCTCAAGAGTCCCGAGCTGGTCAGCCTGCAGCGTGATTTCCTGCAAACGCTGAGTCAGCAGCGTCTGGCCCAGACCGCCATGACACGTGACGAGATGCTGTTCAAGGAAGGCGTCATTGCCCGTCGTCGCTATCTGGAAACCCAGAGCGCGTTCGAGGAAATGAGTGCGGCGCTGGAGGAGCGGCGTCAGGCGTTGTTGCTGGCGGGCATGGCGGCGCGGGATATCGCCGCGCTGCAACAGAATCGCCGCCTGACGACCACGCTGCAGGTGCGCGCGCCGATGACCGGCGTGGTCATCGAACGTCTCGCCGAACCGGGCCAGCGCCTCACCATGAGCGATCCCATCTACCGCCTCGCCAATCTCGACCCGCTGTGGCTGGAGATCCGCGTGCCGCTGGAGCAGTTGCCCAGCCTGGCGGCCGGCGCCGAGGTCAAGGTGGCGGGGCTGGGTGCGGCGGGGCGCCTGTTGAGCGTGGGCCGCGACGTCGATGCGGCGAGCCAGACGGTGCGGGTGCGCGCCGAACTGACCAGCGGTTCCGGCGCCCTGCGGCCCGGCCAGTATGTGCAGGCCTCCATCGCCGGCGTGGCCGGCACGGATCGCTATCAGCTGCCCGCCGCCGCCGTGGTGCGCAGCGGCCAGCACAGCATCGTGTTCGTGCAGACGGCGACGGGCTTCTCGCCGCGCATCGTCGAGGTGCTGGGCACGCAGGACGGCAAGACCGTATTCGTCGCCAAATTCGCGCCGCACGAGCGCGTCGCGGTTACCGGCCTGGCGGCCGTGAAGGGCGCCGCCATGGGCCTCGGCGGGGGTGAGTGA
- a CDS encoding DUF3240 family protein: MQECLLVIVTTPSIEESVVDWLLAQEQLSGFSSSRIDGHGSRQSELSLAEQVMGRQRKVMFHVHTDCTAVNPLLDALRRDFKGAGLHYWVMPLLDAGRIE; this comes from the coding sequence ATGCAAGAGTGTCTATTGGTAATCGTTACGACACCCTCCATCGAGGAGTCGGTGGTGGACTGGCTGCTGGCACAGGAACAGCTGTCGGGCTTCAGCAGCTCGCGTATCGACGGTCACGGCAGCCGGCAGTCGGAACTGTCGCTGGCCGAGCAGGTGATGGGGCGCCAGCGCAAGGTGATGTTCCATGTCCATACCGACTGCACGGCGGTGAACCCGTTGCTCGATGCCCTGCGCCGTGATTTCAAGGGGGCAGGATTGCACTACTGGGTCATGCCGTTGCTGGATGCCGGGCGTATCGAGTGA
- a CDS encoding efflux RND transporter permease subunit — translation MLARLIQFALTQRLLALLAVLVLIGAGTLAFQNIPIDAFPDISSTQVKIIIKAPGMTPEEVEQRITAPIEVEMLGIPHQVMLRSVAKYALTDITVDFEDGTDIYWARQQVAERLNAIWADLPADISGGMAPMTTPLGEMFMFTIEGDTLDAMEKRSLLDWTIRPALRTVPGVADVNALGGLVRAYEVVPDAARMNARGVGMTELVAALEENNRNDGAGRLSEGDEALLVRAEGRIRSVEDVRAIVVKMAAGVPVRVGEIATVRIGAITRYGAVTRNGEGEAVEGLVLGLRGANARTVVEGVQAKLDELAPTLPQGITINVFYNRGDLVEKAVHTVSKALTEAIVLVLVLLVLFLGNLRAALTVALVLPLAALATFILMRQFGMSANLMSLGGLAIAIGMLVDAAVVVVENIVTHLAHGEQQQRLPRLHLIYRAVREVSVPVTSGILIIIIVFLPLLTLQGLEGKLFIPVALTIVFALAGSLLLSLTAIPVLASFLLKKVGHEDPWVVRQVNRHYMPLLRWCLAKPQPIIIGALVLLLVTGVVYTRIGKTFMPTMDEGSLLVQLEKLPSINLEQSVALDLRVQRALLEKVPEITGVIARVGSDELGLDPMGLNDTDSFLVLKPQDEWRMETKEELIDAIRQVMNDIPGLNYGFTQPIEMRISEMLTGVRGDVAVKIFGTDVTELDAQARRIAALLNGIPGAEDVRTAENSGVQYLQVVIDRLAAGRLGLSINELENMMRAQVEGITIGTVHEGARRTPLILRGSEDLRAAPERFAAMQVTLPDGRNIPLTTIATLQRVEGPVKVAREKAARYTVVVANVRGRDLVGFVDEAKARVAEQIKLPTGYYVEWGGQFENQQRAARRLSIVVPVAIGLIFLLLFSTFGTVRQAALVLTNIPFAMIGGVFSLWLAGEYLSVPASVGFIALLGIAVLNGVVMVTYFNQLRAHGMALADVVIEGARRRLRPVLMTASIAAFGLVPLLFASGPGSEIQRPLAIVVIGGLVTSTLLTLILLPILYRRFGVER, via the coding sequence ATGCTGGCGCGCCTGATTCAGTTTGCCCTGACCCAGCGCCTGCTGGCGCTGCTGGCGGTGCTGGTGTTGATCGGTGCGGGAACGCTGGCATTCCAGAACATCCCCATCGATGCCTTTCCGGACATCTCCTCGACGCAGGTGAAGATCATCATCAAGGCGCCGGGCATGACGCCGGAGGAAGTCGAGCAGCGCATCACCGCGCCCATCGAGGTGGAGATGCTGGGCATCCCGCATCAGGTGATGCTGCGCTCCGTGGCCAAGTACGCCCTGACCGACATCACCGTCGATTTCGAGGACGGCACCGACATCTACTGGGCGCGGCAGCAGGTGGCCGAGCGGCTGAATGCCATCTGGGCGGATCTGCCCGCGGACATCAGCGGCGGCATGGCGCCGATGACCACGCCGCTGGGCGAGATGTTCATGTTCACCATCGAAGGCGACACGCTGGATGCGATGGAAAAACGCAGCCTGCTCGACTGGACCATCCGCCCGGCCTTGCGCACCGTTCCGGGTGTGGCGGACGTCAACGCCCTCGGCGGTCTGGTGCGCGCCTATGAAGTGGTGCCGGATGCCGCACGCATGAACGCGCGCGGTGTCGGCATGACCGAGCTGGTGGCGGCGCTGGAGGAAAACAACCGCAACGACGGCGCCGGCCGCCTCAGCGAGGGCGACGAGGCCCTGCTGGTACGCGCCGAGGGACGCATCCGCTCCGTGGAAGACGTGCGCGCCATCGTGGTCAAGATGGCGGCGGGCGTGCCGGTGCGCGTGGGCGAAATCGCCACGGTGCGTATCGGCGCCATCACGCGCTATGGCGCGGTGACGCGCAATGGTGAGGGCGAGGCGGTCGAAGGTCTGGTGCTCGGCCTGCGCGGCGCCAATGCACGCACGGTGGTGGAAGGGGTGCAGGCCAAGCTGGACGAGCTGGCGCCGACGCTGCCGCAGGGCATCACCATCAACGTGTTCTACAACCGCGGCGACCTGGTGGAGAAAGCCGTGCACACGGTGAGCAAGGCGCTCACCGAGGCCATCGTCCTGGTACTGGTCCTGCTGGTGCTGTTCCTCGGCAATCTGCGCGCCGCGCTGACCGTGGCACTGGTATTGCCGCTGGCGGCGCTGGCCACCTTCATCCTGATGCGCCAGTTCGGCATGTCCGCCAACCTGATGAGCCTGGGCGGCCTGGCCATCGCCATCGGCATGCTGGTGGACGCGGCGGTGGTGGTGGTGGAGAACATCGTCACCCATCTCGCCCACGGCGAGCAGCAGCAGCGCCTGCCGCGCCTGCACCTGATCTATCGCGCCGTGCGCGAGGTGAGCGTGCCGGTGACCTCCGGCATTCTGATCATCATCATCGTGTTCCTGCCCCTGCTGACCCTGCAGGGTCTGGAGGGCAAGCTGTTCATTCCGGTCGCCCTCACCATCGTCTTCGCCCTGGCCGGATCGCTGCTGCTATCGCTGACGGCGATTCCGGTGCTGGCGTCGTTCCTGCTGAAGAAGGTCGGCCATGAGGACCCGTGGGTGGTGCGGCAGGTGAACCGCCACTACATGCCGCTGCTGCGCTGGTGTCTGGCCAAGCCGCAGCCGATCATCATCGGCGCCCTGGTGCTGCTGCTGGTGACCGGCGTCGTCTACACCCGCATCGGCAAGACGTTCATGCCCACCATGGACGAAGGCAGCCTGCTGGTGCAGCTGGAAAAGCTGCCGTCCATCAACCTGGAGCAGTCGGTGGCGCTGGACCTGCGCGTGCAGCGTGCGCTGCTGGAGAAGGTTCCGGAGATCACCGGCGTGATCGCCCGCGTCGGCTCCGATGAACTGGGCCTCGACCCGATGGGCCTGAACGACACCGACAGCTTTCTGGTGCTGAAGCCGCAGGACGAGTGGCGCATGGAAACCAAGGAAGAGCTGATCGATGCCATCCGCCAGGTGATGAACGACATTCCGGGCCTCAACTATGGCTTCACCCAACCCATCGAGATGCGCATCTCCGAGATGCTGACCGGCGTGCGCGGCGATGTCGCCGTGAAGATCTTCGGCACCGATGTCACCGAGCTGGATGCCCAGGCGCGGCGGATCGCCGCCCTGCTGAACGGCATCCCCGGCGCGGAGGACGTGCGCACGGCGGAAAATTCCGGCGTGCAGTATCTGCAGGTCGTCATCGACCGGCTGGCTGCGGGCCGCCTCGGCCTGTCGATCAATGAACTGGAAAACATGATGCGGGCACAGGTCGAGGGCATCACGATCGGCACCGTGCATGAGGGGGCGCGCCGTACGCCGCTGATCCTGCGCGGCAGCGAGGACCTGCGCGCCGCGCCGGAGCGTTTCGCCGCCATGCAGGTGACCCTGCCGGACGGGCGCAACATCCCATTGACCACCATCGCCACCCTGCAGCGGGTGGAGGGGCCGGTGAAGGTGGCGCGCGAGAAGGCGGCGCGCTATACGGTGGTGGTGGCCAATGTGCGTGGCCGCGATCTGGTGGGTTTCGTCGACGAGGCCAAGGCCAGGGTCGCCGAGCAGATCAAGCTGCCGACCGGCTACTACGTCGAGTGGGGCGGCCAGTTCGAGAACCAGCAGCGCGCCGCGCGCCGTCTGTCCATCGTGGTGCCGGTGGCCATCGGCCTGATCTTCCTGCTGTTGTTCTCCACCTTCGGCACCGTGCGTCAGGCGGCGCTGGTGCTGACCAATATCCCGTTTGCGATGATCGGCGGCGTGTTCTCGCTCTGGCTGGCCGGCGAATATCTGTCGGTGCCGGCATCGGTGGGCTTCATCGCGCTGCTGGGCATCGCCGTGCTGAACGGCGTGGTGATGGTGACCTATTTCAACCAGCTGCGCGCCCATGGCATGGCCCTGGCCGACGTGGTGATCGAGGGGGCACGCCGCCGCCTGCGGCCGGTGTTGATGACCGCCAGCATCGCCGCCTTCGGACTGGTGCCGCTGCTGTTCGCCAGCGGCCCCGGTTCGGAGATCCAGCGGCCGCTGGCCATCGTGGTCATCGGCGGCCTGGTGACCTCCACCCTGCTGACCTTGATCCTGCTGCCGATCCTGTACCGTCGTTTCGGCGTGGAACGCTAG
- a CDS encoding TetR/AcrR family transcriptional regulator, protein MARRSDHSREEIRQMALNAAEAIVAAEGYKGLSARKVATAIDYTVGTLYLVFENLDDLVLQVNGRTLDALYEWMRARRAPGADTRASLLALADAYIAYAEAETPRWNMLFEYVTDKGNALPDWYVMKLSKVFGLAEVALKPLADHRSEQEIQQAARVLWASVHGICTLKIRHRMDLAGGQSTGEMAHMLIDNFLHGFEA, encoded by the coding sequence ATGGCACGACGCAGCGACCACAGCCGGGAAGAAATCCGCCAGATGGCCCTCAACGCCGCCGAGGCCATCGTCGCGGCCGAGGGCTACAAGGGCCTGTCCGCCCGCAAGGTGGCCACCGCCATCGACTACACCGTGGGCACCCTGTATCTGGTATTCGAGAACCTGGACGACCTGGTCTTGCAGGTGAACGGCCGCACCCTCGACGCGCTGTACGAGTGGATGCGCGCCCGCCGCGCTCCCGGCGCCGACACGCGCGCCAGCCTGCTGGCCCTGGCCGATGCCTACATCGCCTACGCCGAGGCGGAGACGCCGCGTTGGAACATGCTGTTCGAGTACGTGACCGACAAAGGCAACGCCCTGCCCGACTGGTATGTGATGAAACTGAGCAAGGTATTCGGCCTGGCGGAAGTGGCGCTGAAGCCGCTGGCGGATCACCGCAGTGAGCAAGAGATCCAGCAGGCGGCGCGCGTGCTGTGGGCCAGCGTGCATGGCATCTGCACCCTGAAGATCCGCCACCGCATGGACCTGGCCGGCGGCCAGTCCACCGGCGAGATGGCGCACATGCTCATCGACAATTTTTTGCATGGATTTGAGGCATAA
- a CDS encoding VIT and vWA domain-containing protein, with product METTKVWTVTGRALALCLGLLAGGLAQAAGLLTPADGSLPALALKEHHVNVVVEDGYAVTTVEQVFHNPHDRDLEAIYSFPVPEHGAVGEFTLWIDGKPVIGEVLEKKEARRVYEEEKAAGRDAGITEKDSYKTFDISVSPVRAGQDTRTRLVYVQAAHVDTGIGRYVYPLEEGGVDEEKLAFWTADSKVTAAFSFNLHLKSGYPVDAVRLPNQPNAQVRQVGPGEWKVSIGNGAAAVQEEGSVQTPAFNPQGQQAGAVFTLDQDLVVYWRHQVGLPGSVDLVTYKPDAGKRGTFMLTVTPGEDLKPISEGSDWIFVLDISGSMQGKYATLADGVQRALGKLRPDDRFRIVLFNDRARELTRGYVNATAEMVKRYSAEVMRIQPHNGTNLYAGVQMGLDSIDADRTSAIVLVTDGVANVGETAQRKFIEMIKRKDTRLFTFIMGNSANRPLLDALTKASGGFAVSISNSDDIVGQLLTAVSKVSHEALHGVEVKIGGVKVADLTPKEIGSLYRGQQLIVMGHYFDGGNARVEITGRISGQPKTYKTEFAFPHQSRDNPELERLWAYAAIEDIQSEMEDFGENADLKRAATDIALEYGLVTDYTSMIVLREEQFAARHIQRSNQQRVAIEQAAQQQRAQSAPVSRRLDTQQPMYTTPRPSHSSGGGGGAIDGFMLLLLAVLVLPSLMGRLRSSG from the coding sequence ATGGAAACAACCAAGGTTTGGACGGTCACGGGCAGGGCGCTGGCCCTGTGCCTCGGTCTGCTGGCGGGCGGTCTGGCCCAGGCAGCGGGCCTGCTCACCCCGGCGGACGGCAGTCTGCCGGCGCTGGCGCTGAAGGAGCACCACGTCAACGTGGTGGTGGAGGACGGCTACGCGGTCACCACCGTGGAACAGGTGTTTCACAACCCCCACGACCGCGACCTGGAGGCGATCTACTCCTTCCCGGTGCCGGAGCACGGCGCGGTGGGCGAGTTCACCCTGTGGATCGACGGCAAGCCGGTGATCGGCGAGGTGCTGGAGAAGAAGGAGGCGCGCCGCGTCTATGAGGAGGAAAAGGCCGCCGGGCGCGATGCCGGCATCACCGAGAAGGACAGCTACAAGACCTTCGACATCAGCGTGTCCCCGGTGCGCGCCGGGCAGGATACCCGCACCCGCCTGGTGTACGTGCAGGCGGCCCACGTCGACACCGGCATCGGCCGCTATGTCTATCCGCTGGAAGAGGGCGGCGTCGACGAGGAGAAGCTGGCGTTCTGGACCGCCGACAGCAAGGTGACCGCAGCCTTCAGTTTCAACCTGCACCTCAAGTCCGGCTATCCGGTGGATGCCGTGCGCCTGCCCAACCAGCCCAATGCCCAGGTGCGCCAGGTCGGTCCCGGCGAATGGAAAGTGAGCATCGGCAATGGCGCCGCCGCGGTGCAGGAAGAGGGCAGCGTCCAGACCCCGGCCTTCAACCCGCAGGGGCAACAGGCCGGGGCGGTGTTCACCCTGGACCAGGACCTGGTGGTCTACTGGCGTCATCAGGTCGGCCTGCCCGGCAGCGTCGACCTCGTGACCTACAAGCCCGACGCCGGCAAGCGCGGCACCTTCATGCTCACCGTCACCCCCGGCGAGGACCTCAAGCCGATCAGCGAAGGCAGCGACTGGATCTTCGTGCTCGACATCTCCGGCTCCATGCAGGGCAAGTACGCCACCCTGGCCGATGGCGTGCAGCGCGCCCTGGGCAAGCTGCGTCCCGATGATCGCTTCCGCATCGTGTTGTTCAACGACCGCGCGCGGGAGCTGACCCGCGGCTACGTCAATGCCACGGCGGAGATGGTCAAGCGCTACAGCGCCGAGGTGATGCGTATTCAACCGCACAACGGCACCAACCTGTATGCCGGCGTGCAGATGGGGCTCGACTCCATCGATGCTGATCGCACCAGTGCCATCGTGCTGGTCACCGACGGTGTGGCCAATGTGGGCGAGACCGCGCAGCGCAAGTTCATCGAGATGATCAAGCGCAAGGACACGCGCCTGTTCACCTTCATCATGGGCAACAGCGCCAACCGTCCGCTGCTCGATGCGCTCACCAAGGCCTCCGGCGGTTTCGCCGTCAGCATCTCCAACAGCGACGACATCGTCGGCCAGCTGCTCACCGCCGTGAGCAAGGTCAGCCACGAGGCGCTGCACGGCGTGGAAGTGAAGATCGGCGGCGTGAAGGTGGCCGACCTGACGCCGAAAGAAATCGGCAGCCTGTATCGCGGCCAGCAGTTGATCGTCATGGGCCATTACTTCGACGGCGGCAACGCCAGGGTCGAAATCACCGGCCGCATCTCCGGCCAGCCCAAGACCTACAAGACCGAGTTCGCCTTCCCCCACCAGAGCAGGGACAACCCGGAACTGGAACGCCTGTGGGCCTACGCCGCCATCGAGGACATCCAGAGCGAGATGGAAGACTTCGGCGAGAACGCCGATCTCAAGCGCGCGGCCACCGACATCGCGTTAGAGTACGGGCTGGTCACCGACTACACCTCGATGATCGTCCTGCGCGAGGAACAGTTCGCCGCCCGCCACATCCAGCGCAGCAACCAGCAGCGCGTCGCCATCGAACAGGCCGCGCAGCAGCAGCGCGCGCAGAGCGCCCCGGTCTCGCGCCGCCTCGATACCCAGCAGCCGATGTACACCACCCCGCGTCCGAGCCACTCCAGCGGCGGTGGCGGCGGTGCCATCGACGGCTTCATGCTGCTCCTGCTGGCAGTGCTGGTGTTGCCGTCACTGATGGGCCGTTTGAGGAGTTCGGGGTAG
- a CDS encoding AMP-binding protein, whose product MEWFKRALRWLLKALYQVEVKGLENLEQGGRRVLIVANHTSFLDAVLLVAFLPGPLTFAVNTFIAQNKLLKPFLALAKIFPMDPTNPLSAKSLIRYLQQDNRAVIFPEGRITVTGSLMKIYDGTGLVADKSEAMVVPVRIDGAQYTPFSRLRGRVRLRWFPQITLTVLEPRRIAPPAEIRGRARRKAAGRALAEIMTEMMFATSNYRRTLFQALLDARKVHGGSHVIVEDIQRRPLTYNKLIAAAFVLGDVIAQKAKHGEYVGLLLPSMTSTVAAFLGLHAYGRVPAMLNYTIGANGMRSACETAQIRTVITSRRFIDAAKLGDAVRQLEEQVKLVYLEDLAKHITPLDKLNGLALSRLASWAYYRNGGATDPDAPAVVLFTSGSEGAPKGVVLSHANLLANREQLAARVDFSAQDIILNALPLFHSFGLTAGTLLPLFSGMKTFFYPSPLHYRIVPEIAYDVNATVLFGTNTFLAGYARFAHPYDFYSVRYVFAGAEKLQEETRRVWAEKFGVRIFEGYGATETAPVLSANTPMDHAVGSVGRLLPGIRYHLQPVPGVKEGGRLFVHGPNVMLGYLLHANPGVLVPAECELGQGWYDTGDIVTIDGDGFIRIQGRAKRFAKIGGEMVSLTAVEELVAKTWPGHAHAVVALPDKAKGEQLILLTEQANAERGALLAAAKAAGIAEINVPKKILSVRQLPLLGTGKIDYPAVKTMAEEQFIDEEDVA is encoded by the coding sequence ATGGAATGGTTCAAACGCGCGCTGCGCTGGCTGCTCAAGGCGCTGTACCAGGTGGAAGTGAAGGGACTGGAGAATCTGGAGCAGGGCGGCAGGCGCGTGCTCATCGTCGCCAACCACACCTCCTTCCTCGATGCCGTGCTGCTGGTGGCCTTCCTCCCCGGCCCGCTCACCTTCGCCGTCAACACCTTCATCGCGCAGAACAAGCTGCTCAAGCCCTTCCTGGCGCTGGCGAAGATTTTCCCCATGGACCCGACCAACCCGCTGTCGGCCAAGTCGCTGATCCGCTACCTGCAGCAAGACAACCGCGCAGTGATCTTCCCCGAGGGGCGCATCACCGTCACCGGCTCGCTGATGAAGATCTACGACGGCACCGGCCTCGTCGCCGACAAGTCGGAGGCGATGGTGGTGCCGGTGCGCATCGACGGCGCGCAGTACACGCCGTTCTCGCGCCTGCGCGGCCGCGTGCGCCTGCGCTGGTTTCCGCAGATCACCCTCACCGTGCTGGAGCCGCGCCGCATCGCCCCGCCCGCCGAGATTCGCGGCCGCGCCCGCCGCAAGGCGGCCGGCCGTGCCCTGGCCGAGATCATGACCGAAATGATGTTCGCCACCAGCAACTACCGCCGCACCCTGTTCCAGGCACTGCTCGATGCGCGCAAGGTTCACGGCGGCAGCCACGTCATCGTCGAGGACATCCAGCGCCGGCCGCTGACCTACAACAAGCTCATCGCCGCCGCCTTCGTGCTGGGCGACGTCATCGCGCAGAAGGCGAAGCACGGCGAATACGTCGGCCTGCTGCTGCCCAGCATGACCAGCACCGTCGCCGCCTTCCTCGGCCTGCATGCCTACGGTCGTGTCCCGGCGATGCTCAACTACACCATCGGCGCCAACGGCATGCGCTCGGCCTGCGAAACGGCGCAGATCAGGACCGTCATCACCTCGCGCCGCTTCATCGACGCCGCCAAGTTGGGCGACGCCGTGCGCCAGCTGGAGGAGCAGGTCAAGCTGGTCTACCTGGAAGACCTGGCCAAACACATCACCCCGCTGGACAAACTCAACGGCCTGGCGCTGTCGCGCCTGGCCTCCTGGGCCTACTACAGAAACGGCGGCGCCACCGATCCGGACGCGCCGGCGGTGGTGCTGTTCACCTCCGGCTCCGAGGGCGCGCCCAAGGGCGTGGTGCTGTCCCACGCCAACCTGCTCGCCAACCGCGAACAGCTCGCCGCGCGCGTGGACTTCTCGGCGCAGGACATCATTCTCAACGCCCTGCCGCTGTTTCACTCCTTCGGCCTCACCGCCGGCACGCTGCTGCCGCTGTTCTCCGGCATGAAAACCTTCTTCTATCCCTCGCCGCTGCACTACCGCATCGTGCCGGAGATCGCCTACGACGTGAACGCCACCGTGCTGTTCGGCACCAACACCTTCCTCGCCGGCTATGCGCGCTTCGCCCATCCCTACGATTTCTACTCGGTGCGCTACGTCTTCGCCGGTGCGGAAAAACTGCAGGAGGAGACGCGCCGCGTATGGGCGGAGAAATTCGGCGTGCGCATCTTCGAGGGCTACGGCGCCACCGAGACCGCGCCGGTGCTCTCCGCCAACACACCGATGGATCACGCCGTCGGCAGCGTCGGCCGCCTGCTGCCGGGCATCCGCTATCATTTGCAGCCGGTGCCCGGCGTGAAGGAAGGCGGGCGCCTGTTCGTGCACGGCCCCAACGTGATGCTCGGCTACCTGCTGCACGCCAATCCCGGCGTGCTGGTGCCGGCGGAGTGCGAGCTGGGCCAGGGCTGGTATGACACCGGCGACATCGTCACCATCGACGGCGACGGTTTCATCCGCATCCAGGGCCGTGCCAAGCGCTTCGCCAAGATCGGCGGCGAGATGGTGTCGCTCACTGCCGTTGAAGAGCTGGTGGCGAAGACCTGGCCGGGGCACGCCCATGCCGTGGTTGCCCTGCCCGACAAGGCCAAGGGCGAACAACTGATCCTGCTCACCGAACAGGCGAACGCCGAGCGCGGCGCGCTGCTCGCCGCCGCCAAGGCGGCGGGCATCGCCGAAATCAACGTGCCGAAGAAGATCCTGAGCGTGCGCCAGCTGCCGCTGCTCGGCACCGGCAAGATCGACTACCCGGCGGTGAAGACCATGGCCGAAGAGCAATTCATCGACGAGGAGGACGTGGCATGA